In the genome of Channa argus isolate prfri chromosome 8, Channa argus male v1.0, whole genome shotgun sequence, the window GTCTCCTGGTCCTGGTCCTGGTCCTGGTTCTAGTTCTGGATCTTGTCCCGTTGGTCTCACTGGTCTTCCTGGTTGGCAAATACTCCGGCCTCCCAGCGCAGAGCTCGCAGGTTTTTATGTCGAACAACTCGAGTGGACTCCACCACCTGAAAACAAAGAATCAGCTGTTAGCTTAGCCTAGCGTGAAGACTGGAAATAAGGGCAACagctagcttagcttagcatacagacaggaaacaggagaAACACGTCACACTCAGGTGTTTGAGTTGGAACTGTTTTGAGAAATAATCTAATGTATTATCTAACGTAATCTAATCCAGTCAATCTCCTCTCATGGACGAAATGAACATGCTAAGCTGCTGATATAACTGGAAACAGGACAAACCTCGTTGTTGACGTCATCGATAGGCTGGATTCCTGCGtactgaaacaaaacagaaacgtTTGAATGTCAAAACTTCATCTGATGAGAGTTTCTTCAGTTCTGGTTTTAAGTCCCAGTCAGGACAAGAACTGTCCCAGTTGAGCCAAAATGAACACCTGGATCTGCtgaaaccttaaaataaaagacTCACAGAGCTGTCCTCCACCTTCATTTTTGCTCGTCTGTCCTCAAAGTCCTGCAGCAGCGTCTCAGTCAATCCTCGGGGAGGAGTGGGGGCAGATAAGACCACTGCGGGTGAAGAGGAGGTGGTGGGAGGAGGGGGTGAGGAGGCCCAGGGCTGAGCAGTGACGAGGGAGATCGAGGGAAGATGGACGGAGGGAGGAGCAGTTGATGAGGACAGACTGACAGGTTTACCTgaaacacaaaaggacaaaggacgCCTGAGTGACACCTGAGTGACGTCAGTCATTACCTGATAAACTGCGGGAATGACAGTGGGATTATGGGTATTTGTCCATGGTTTTAGCTGCTATCAGGACCATAAATGTGGGTCACTGGGTTCCTGCCCCACTTTTAGTTCCGGAcctttgttgtcatggtaacaacaacaaacacagagatgaaCACACAGAAACTACCTGGTTACCCAAAGGCCGTATTGCAGTAAAGTAATTTCTCTGActtactgataaaaacaaaggatTTAATCGCTGTTGAAACTGATGGTGTTGATAACACAATGTAcaagtctagtccagatttgtgccacatgtgcctcataaataaggtttctgcagaaatctaaactGTTCGGGACCTAGTTTAAATCATGTACAGATTCAAAGAGagaaccacttcaaaaaccAGATTTCTGAATATTTCCTGTGAAAAATCCACATTCATTTCCTCTGTTCACTACCTGACCCTTTAGTTAGTAGCGATAAAAATGTTGTAAGCTACAAATCACagaaatttaagtttttaaaaggagaaaacattttttgtcaacTCATTTCCCATTCGCGCCGTAAACTACAAACATTCAGAGAAACATTTGAAGTGATAAATACTAATAAAGATCAAAGTTATTATAGAGGTTTAGAAGGTTCAAGAGGGAAACACAGAGTTTTTCTAACTGAGCAGAGAACTACGACTCCCAGAATGCATTTCATTAACAGGCAAACTCAGAGCTGAGTCACTTTCTCATTTTGGGTCATTTAGTAACCATggtgatacatttttaatactgaACGATGTCAACTACATGGCAACAGCAGCCGAGACTAATGTGGTGTTGACAGATGCCctgtgattttaaaatgctgggATTAATAATAAACTAGTATGGTAAATACATTCatatgctaaattaaaaaattgtataaaactttatttaaaaaaatgtatatattcattTTGAATTGAGTTTTGTatgatgtgatttttatttaccatATGGCAGCATATGATTTAGTTTCAAATGTTCAGTACCATTCAGAAAAAAGGTTCAAtgggtttaaaatgtaaaaagcctcaatcatcacatttttcacagtaaaGTGTCAAATGGTAAGTTATTATTTGTTAACATTGATTAGTTGTTTCATTGATCACTGCCCTCATCAACAGTCTCGGTTCTGTAAGGTTCTACCTGCAAAACACTTGTTCTAcaagaaattattaaatcatGTGACAGAAGTTTAATTTAACGTATTTAGAGACTTTTCGGGATCTTCCTCCCTTATGGTTTTAATAAATCCGGCTTATCAAAAAGAATTAGAGTCAATGCTAATGTCACTAATTATATCCACTCTAATTGCTGCCACAAATATCTTCAGACTgacatataataaaaatgaatagttTCTCTGGTGTTAAAACACTGTATTCTGCACAGtagtaaaatctatttttagtaCAATGTCCTTTTTGTGTGGCCTGTATTTTTACTACAGTTTTTACACAGATGACTCATATTTGCTCtatttgcagatgttttaaCAGAGACTTGATGTGATGTTTAAAAACCTGTCACGATGCAGAATCACACATGGACTCTGCAGAAACTCCATCATACTGTTGGATTAAACCTGATCCCTGTGACAGGAGgacgtgtgagtgtgtgtgtgtgtgatggctcTGTTACTGATTGACACAAATTGCTGCTGAACTTTGATTGTTTCCTCATTAAGTTACTCATTGTCTCCACATGTGACAGACTGCAGCATCCACACCAGAGTCCATTCACTTTTCTATTGGGTATAAATCAGCTGCAGACTCATCATCAGCCTCTAGCTGCTGGTTTCAGGTTAGAACTGAAACTCAAATCACAGTCACATCTGTGTCTGGCTTCAGATGCTCTAACACCAACAGATTTTACTGTGAATGACAGTCTGTACAGCAGCTTATGGTGGGCGACCTCTTTTCTTCCAGGAGCCAGGGAGGGAGTTGGTGGTGTTGTCTTTGCCTTGGCAACCCCCAGACTGAACATGTCCCTGCTGCTGCCTGCAGAACCACCAACTGTTGCACAGCGATAAGTGATTTCACTAATTGTTGAGAAACAAATCATCGTCAGATCTGATGAAGCATCGGTGTCTGAGCTGTAAAAGCGTCTACAAAGAGCGACTTGAATTCAGTGTCCAGCTCAAGGACTGAGAATCGAACCACCACTACAGTTTGTGCACAACTGTTTCTTTACTCCCATTAAACCTGGTCTCTCCAGTGATGTCTGTCAGTTTGGAAAAAGGTGAAGACAAACGTAATAGAAAGGTTTCCGCCTCCGCTCAGCCCAGCTTCATCCTCCTTCACCCACATTAGCACATTCCAGCTCACTGAAGTGATTACTGTCGCAGTgagcaataaacaaaaatgcCAAGTGGAGTTTGTGCAGACGCTGCAGATACTGGACTGCTACATGAACTTTGGCGTCAGTAAAACTGGAATTTTTCTGCGACAAgtgtgacacagaaaaaaacaaactgacgCTGCTTTGCAGTAAGGACCCATTTCACtggtttttcttattgtttaaGAAGCAGCAAAGTCTCGTTCCTTGAATGTTAACCCCCCCCACAAAAAGACCAGTGTTCAGTTTTTCACCGACAACTATGATCATGGCAAAATAAGATTAAAActataaatacaaagaaatgtttGGAAACAATAATTGTGACAAAGTATGAGTAAAATGATTATTGTTTGACCTGCAGCATGGGCAGCATGCTTCTTACAGTTAGTATTGTTATATTTCAGTCAGAAACAAGTACATTAAAGTTCCCTTTAGTCATAGATCTGTTGTGACCCAGTCCAAAGGAAGAAGGAAGTTCAGGATCTATATCTACAGTTGAGTCTGAATCTTCTTCTAgatattgaataaataaatctcacacTAACAAAGACTAAATGAATCAAAACCAGGAGTCACAGattaacacagacacataccTGTGCTCACAGGTGGGTAGAACTGACAAATGGCCACCTTGGAGGCCTGTTCcaccagaggagctggagagaAGAGCTGGCGATGGGTTACCTCCCTGGACTCCCTCAGGTCCTTCAGCTCCTGCTCTCGTCTTAGGGTTTCCTCAATCTCCTTCTTGATAAAGTCTGGAGCTCCTTGCCCTCTGGATTGCAGGCCAGTGGACTCCAGGTTTTCCATCCAGGACTGAGACGTGGTCGAGGCTGTTTCAGTTTGGGTGGTTGGGATTGGGGAGGAGTGCGATGATGAAAAAGTTGTTTGATCCTGGTGGTAACCTACTAAATCCTGAACTCCTGAGTCCCTCTCTGTGGAAGAAGAGGGAGCTAAAGTCCTTTGGCTGACGTGGAACTCTGTTTCTTCAGGGTGTCGATGAGGACAGCAGGGAGACAGGAAGACTTCTTCTCCAGACTCGGACTGAGGTCTTTCTTCTGTCCTCCTCTCACCATCATGTTGGTCAAACTCCATCTTTATGTCCTCACGCTCCTCTGGAGTATCACGATTGTTTTGTCTCAGAATCCCTCCTTGAAACCAGGGTTCCTCCTTCCTCGGGTTTTGGAACTCTTGATGGATGATGAAGCTCACTCGGTTCTTGTCTTTGGCTTTCATCAATGGTGACTGTAAGCGTTTGGTTTTGATCTGGACCATCTCCACCCTGCCGTTACTGTGCTTCAGGCCTCGAGAGCGTCGCAGGTTTTCCTCACGCTCCTGAACTAACCGGATCTCCCTTTCTATTGGAGTCTCATACTCGCTAATGGACTTGCTGCTAatgttctgctgctgtgtgttgttACTGAACTCACCATCATTACTGGTGTAGCCATCACTCACCTCCACTGACAGTTCCTCCAGTCTAGAGTCCAGGTCATTAAACATGTTGGTCAACCGGCTCAGACTCTCCTCAGTCTGGCACACAGTCACCTTCCTCTCTGGGTGGGCGtcatcttcttctgctgcttgaAACTGAACTGTACCTTCACTCAGCTCCAAACTGTCACATGTCTCCACCTGCCTGGATAAGGGCACATCAGGATCTGGCTGCAAAGACAAGTTCAAGTTGGTTTTTGAGGACCTCAGGGGGCTAAGGAGTGCTGTCAGCTGATCCTTCTCCATCTTCAAGAACTGTTGTCGGGCGGCTCTGAAGCTGATGGGATCGCTGTCAATGGTCCCAGGTTCAGCAGTGCAGGGAGGATCTGGTCTGGAGCTTATGGGACTGTAGCTCACGCTTAAACCTTCTATCAGTTTGTTTGTAGACATGCTCAGATCCAGATTCTCCAGAGCACTAATCTGATCTTTAAATGCTGGGCTCTTCTTTGGTGCTTGGCTGTGAATAATCTCCTTGCGAAGCTGCTTCTCCTCTTCTGCCCCGACAACTTCGGTGCTGTTCTTTGGATCCATTTTGTACTGGACATCTCCGTTTGTCTCTGAGAATAAACTCTCCGGTttcttgctgctgctgtaggTCTGTAGTTTGaattctttctcctccttcagaGTCGCCAGCTGAGCTTGTCGCTGTGGAGAGACCATCCAGGCCTCATTCCGCTGGGCCTCTGGACTCGTCGGATCCTCTACAAAGGAGTAAAACCCGGAGTGAGAGCCTGTGCTGCTGCAAGGACTGCTGGGGTTACTGGGGCTACTGGGTTGCCACTCATCACTAGTGCTCCCTCTTTCTTGTGATACCGTGACCTGCCGGGCCTGGACCACCACATGCTGTGATCCGTCCCCCTCCCAGGAGGAGACAACCACAGAGGATTGGTTGTGTGAAATGGAGATGCCATCGGAGCTGAGAACTGAATCGTCCTTTATGTGCGTGTCAATCTGGGTGGGGACAGTGATTGTGCGCAGGTCTGAGGGTTGGAGGATGGGGGACAGAGGCTTCAGCACCCACCTCCTTGGGGTGCTTTCCATTGCTGCAGGTGAAGGTGTGGGGCTGGTGTTGGGGGGTTGAGGTTCTGATGGAGGGAGAGGACGACAATTGGCGACAGAGAGTCTCTGAAACGACAACAAAAGTGAACGGTTACTATGGATAGAAGTTGGTTACTATTGAAACAATCGGGGGAAAAAACTGGAAAGGATAGAAAATTTAAGTTACCATGGAAACAACAGGGAGTATTGCACCCTAATTACAGTAAGATGCGAATTTGATGGTGACACAATTAATTATCAGTCTTTCAAATCCAAATAGAGAAATATTTCTGATTGAATATCTGCAGTTTCTTTAccaatttcaacatttaaaactggTGCAGTCAGACTTAAATTataaacacagaacaaaaagaATAAGGACAAGATGAATTTAGTTGAATATTGACAGCAATTTTTAGTGACACTTAACTAAAAAATCACTTAGTCGAATCCGGCATTCGACAGCAAAATGTGCCGATTTATGAAAAGTTgaattattagattttattatgtGTAGCCGGTTTTGTGTAATTTAGTTTAATAAAGCACAGAGCCAAATTGTAAAAGCTCAAAACTTTAGTTTGAAAAGTATCCACTAACTAAACCTGCTAAATTAATGCAGTAAAGCtacaaataagtaaataaataacaaataagtCTCACATAAATGGGAATTCAGGGAGACAAGAAGATAAAGTTTATCAGATCAGACTTTCTGATCGAACAGACATAAAACACTTTACAGTGTTGACGTAAAACTTCCTtgagcttgtgtgtttgtttctttgatttaaaaaggaCTTAGGAGAAAGACACACGTGTACCACGCTCGGCTGAGTTCAGTgaaatcaaaaaaatatataaaaaaatccacGACGCAGGTGAAATGACTTCAACACTGAAAATGAGTTTTACCAGTTCAACGTTAGAGCTTCAGCGTGTGTGAGGCTGATAAGCTGCTTCTCCTGCCGCATGCTGGGGCTGATAAAAACTGTCCTGCTCACTATCGCAGAGACAAGTCTAACAGGAGCAGTAACTGACAGACTGAAGCCCAGAGGTCACAATCTGAGTCAAAACAAACCACATTTCCCATTATTTCCTGAATTTTTATAAACCAAAATACTTATTTTGTGATGCCCTGTTCCAAATTAACATTACTTTACCTATTACTCCCTGTCAAAAATAACTTGTTGCATTACTTGTTATGTTACTTAACCTAATGGTTCAGGTCTAAAAGACGAACAGAGTCGACGGCATGCATGTAGTCACTACCGTCTTACGCTAATAATGGCTACAAGTACAACGAACATCGGAGCCAACAAATCCAgaattaaaacacagacaccaTCAGTTTCCAATATCGGTGTTCTGCTGAGCAAGTTCAACTTATTCCGGCTAAATTAGAGTTATCTGGCTTCATTGAGCCTAACGTGGGCTGTCCTGCATAACCGCTGCCACACTTTATGTGACATAAGTAAAACCGTGGTTTAAGTACCTGATACGACGTAAGATGAACAGTAATTCCTACTTTCATTGTTGGTTGACGCACAAATAAAAAGTGGTGGTTTATAAAAACCCTTAAATTGGTTCAAATATTTCAGGAAGGCCTGAACAGAGACCCCCTCTGGCCCtctgacagctggaataggttccagcccctgtgaccctgaacagtaTAAGTGTATGATGGAGACAGTGGATGATAATACTGTAGATCCAAGATTGATGTTGgtgagaatgtttgactcctTTATCTGATGAGGAAGAAATTATTCTCAAAATCTGACTCAATAAAATGTCTGTGTAATAAAAAGACAGCATCAACATTCCGCAGTTATTTAGTATTAAACTGGCCAGTTTGTTGAAAACACAGTGGTCCAGGCCAAATCTCAAACAGCAAAAAGAATCTATTGCTCGTAATGGTTTAGCACAGTGTTACACTCGGGATCCTTTTCAAATGACGACTCTGTTATTTCACTGATCTGATCGCTCAGTCTTTGGGCTCTTGACAAGTTCTGATCTGATCCTCTGAAGTTAAGCAGCTCCTGAACAGTTTCCATGGTGACCGAGCCTGATTAAAAGCGAGCCAGCTTCGTGATACTGGAAAGCCTGAAGTACACCCAAAGATAGCTGGATAACCTGCTAATCCTGCTTTGCGCTACTGGAGcctgttttcacattaatgcagagaaataaaatgagcaaCATGTTCCTGCATTCAGTACTTTTAACACTtgaatgcagtttgtttttttttactggcaatggaatatttttactgtgtagTATTACTGCTTCTACCTGAGTACTACCTCAGCAAAAGACAAAGCATAAGGACGAAATCTGCGGCCTGTAGAAGACGCTCACAGCACTTCACCCTGTTTTTAggatttacataaaaaaaatgctgtttgtgtgtgtgtgtgtgtgtgttactgtactttcagtgtgttttacagCTAATCGATCATTTCCAAAGATCCTTAACTAAGCTCACTGATCAAACCCTCACTGCTTCTGCTTTAAAGGCAGAACCATTAGAATCTGTGAGTAAAGAAGAtttttgtgattatttattaatatttgaacTGAATCAATTTTTTCTTACCTCGGCTCAGTTTCcttcagcagcacaaactaaAAACGGACACAGTGACAAAGTTCACTTTCTATCTGTCCATCAGAGGCTCTGCCCACTACACACAGGCCCcgccctccacacacacacacacacacacacacacacacacacacacacacacacactcatctcgGCCTTTCTTGGCCACcatatttgaaatgaatgacGAGCAGGTGAAAGGTCcaaaaacacaaagtagaaCTGAAGTTTAACGATCAGATGATGAAGGGGTTTAGTTTGTCAAGTGCTGCACCCCCCTCTGGCTGTTTAGGGGTCTGTGTCTCACCTTGGCGTTGTGATCCAGACTGTGGCAAAGAACCTGCCATGGTGGAGTGTACCTGAACATCCTGGTCTCTACTGGATCTCACTGGCTCCTACTGGTTCTGGTCGTGATGacgaggatgatgatgatgttagaCCCTCAGCCAGCAGGAACCAATCACGATCAACCCTGGCACAGGGGAGAAGTACACAACTATTTCATCGCTGcagtacatgtatgtgtgaGCGTTAGTAACCATAgtatcagaaaaaaaagcagataaaaTCACATTGCAGTAATTCACAGTAGATGAAATGATGCATAAGTAATAGTACCACAGTACAGGACAGTATCACAGTGACCGTATTACTTTGACAGATTTGATACTTTGTCTAAAGTAGATGCAGTATTTACAGTTGGGATTTGTGCTTTGTGCGCTGATTCTGGTTCACTTAACTTTTTCTGACCACTGCAGTCACTGATCTTAAACTTTACGatgtaaaagttttaaaatgtacatttttattgaagACTGAAAACGGTGTCAATTCAATGCAAATCTCTCTTTTCTAAAATTAGCATTACTTTGTACAGAATCTGGTGCAATGAAGGGGATTATTTTATCTTGGACATAGAAATATTCTTGCACATTTTTCCTCAGGTTCAGTACAAGTTGAGACAAGAACAAGTAAagattttcacaataaaagcaaactTTTTACTTTCAACATCCTCCTGTTTCGAAGCAGTGATGTAAACAAACACGACATCATTTGGCGTCTCAACACACTGCTCTCATTCACTGTGGGTGTGTTCGCGTCGATCCGTCACTTCAGCAGGCACATCGCCGAGTAAAACCTTATCGAGTGGATCAACCGAACCTTATCAATGCACGAATGCAGTCCTCACGGGCAGGTAGGTACCAACCCCAACAAAGAAAACACCGACTCACCTGCAGGTTCAGCTGATGAAACCAGGCTGAGTGTGTTTGTCCGGGGGCTGTGGGTGGtcattgtgtgtttctgttggtcAGCAGCATTCCTGACATAACTACagctcagcaacacacacacacacacacacacacacagtgtctcaCTATACTTATAAGGAAAATTATTGGCACAATGCATCCCCTAGTCCCCTTCCCTTACCTTAACCATCACGACGAAGTGCCCAACCCTAAACTTGATTCTAATActcaaaaagctttttgaagTTGTAAAATGTGTCCAAAATGGCTTCACAACAAGGACACACGCTGTGAAACGTTTTAAAGGTAAAGTTGCATTAAACTCTAATATGACAAACATCAAGATTTAAATGAACCTCAGCAATTATTCAACATAACAACATCTTTTATACAAACTGTATCTCATGATATTCACGTGAAGTTTAAACGACAGGGGGGCACTGTGGattagtggtagagcattagaTCGGggtgcagaaggccgcgggtttgAAACACACAACCAGGTGTGGCCTCAGCCGGCAACCAAGCACCACATTGCTGCTGGacccaagcccagataaaatgggagggttgcagcaggaagggcttCTGGCGTAAATACTCATGCCAAACCAATGTCCAGACCATGTTCCGCTGTGGAGAACCGTGAAGGGACAAGTCGAAATCCGTTGATCAATAGTTAAAACggctacagaaaaaaaaacatccaaaagaGTTGTGTGCATTAACTTTGGATTCTGCATCACGAGAAGAGGAACAGActcacaccttcaacatctccAAGGATGCTTTCCTCCTTCTAACATGGTgtgaaatgtggaaaacaaaatgttgataTGTTGAACAATGACTTTATTATAAAACACTTaactgaagaagaaaagatgGAAAATCAGACTGAGgcagatttgtttaaaaatggtcaaaatctgtggttgtgttaaatttgaaaacatttctttcaaagtaaaaaaaatgttcaagaaTTTAACAGGAAGCTGCTGAAATCAGAaactttaaaatctttaatacaaatttcacagaatatttatttcagGTCATCAGTCTGTGACGAGTTTCACATTAGCTGCAGCTAACTGTTATTTCTGACgattcattttcagtttaatggtttgagaaaattttaaataaataaaaaatgaaaacctctTTTTCCCAAAAACGCTGTTTTTCAGTTGCCCAAGAAACGCTGACATGACAGGGCAGAGACCAATTAAAGGATTAGTAAAAGCTGTTCACGGACTAATCAGTTCAGCTGAGGTTTGTTTCTctacaggctgaggtggaggtggtggaggactCCGTGGTCGGCTTGGTGGAGGGTACGGCAGTCAGTAAAATGTTCTCCAACGTGACCTGAGGATCGACGTAGCGACTCAGTCTGCAGCTGAATCCTTTGGTTCGGATGAAGTGGAGTCTGCCACTGTCAATCAGGAGTTTACAGAGACGACCGAGCTGCTCGCGCTCACCGGTTGACAGGAACCTGCAGAGACACGGtcagaaaaagtcaaacaaacagaCTCATCAGGAACCAATCAGACACACAGAGTAAATCACTTTAAAGTTCCTACtagcaaacagagaaaaagccaCTGAAGGGGGTACTTCCTGGAACTAAGTCCCAATTTGTAAAGAACTGAGAGACTCAGCCAGGAACCTAAGACATGATTGGTCAGTAATGAATCAGATACGAAGGTTTGACTCATCACATCACTGAACATCAAATATTCACCCGTTCACGGTGTCTGCCTCCTCTGCCGGTTCATGCTCCTCCTCATCGCCTCTCTGATTACTCCGGTCCTGATTGGTTGGTCTCAGTCCACATGTGGCCCAGCTGGACATTCGACAGAAAGCTGAAAACTCTGCAGCTCCAAGTCCCTGCTGCAGGAAGAACTGCTGACCAACATAGTGACGCCACTCACAGCGGTGGTGACAGCACAGAGCCACTGCAAGGCCGAGCACTGGACCAGAGCTCGGGTCAGGTCCAGGACCGAGACCACAATCTGTGTCAGTAGCTTGGTCAGAGGTTTTGAGACGTTTTTGTGGCGGTTCAGAGTCTTCTCTGAATCCTGATGTTTCCAACAAACAGCGCAGAGCCAGATCTGATGACAAAAAACTCACCAACTGAGTTTATGTTTTTCAAGACAATCACAGTACAGGGTCTAGAGAAGACTGATCTCACCTGTTGCTGCTCCACACAGATGTTTCCCAACTCCAACTAAAGGGGGCTTCTTCTGAAGGAGCAGCGGGACTTTGCCTTAAAAGCAAAGATCCACAGACCTTAAGATTTAAAACTAAACCTAAACCGTCAGTCTACAGGTTTTACCACTTACCTAAGTCCAGATGCTGAATGTCGACCTGCAGCCTCTCGAACTGGACCCCAGCAtcctgatgttttccatccaccTGGAACATGGCAGAAGAACACAGCAGTTTTGATCAGGCTCTTCTCCTGATTAAACCCAAAACTCAAGAGAGacagagccaaaaaaaaaacaactgcacatTTGGTCTTTCAGTGTTCAGTGAGAAACTGGGAGTCTTAGAGGTGTCAAGAAGTCTGGAGTTCTGGAGCCAGGGAGGTACCTGTGTTTCAGGGATCTGAAGTCAGGAACACTGGGCCTCTTTCACAAAAAATGCGTAAGAACAAATTAGGTATTAAGTCCAAATGTGGTATTTATCAGTATgcttagaaaacacaaacactactTTTAACTAATTGCATAGCATTTAGACAATGTTCAAACTGTAAATTTACTAATGCATTGGTGAAAAGTTTTAAGTAACCA includes:
- the trmt13 gene encoding tRNA:m(4)X modification enzyme TRM13 homolog isoform X1 codes for the protein MAAPVSAVPVPGRCGFYVEKKKRFCKMVVGSGKKFCGEHATMEEGSSQRIVCPLDPKHTVSENKLKKHLKKCNSREKPKPVYFVKDINTGSADGDELLHQMSLCEYSRTELEMLVDKLKAAISGLQSNVDDRVLSHPILQEELSNPKNGESAHKHLKQQSSILGHLEELGLLGWGRCFVEFGAGRGKLSHWIHEALKTQDHPRNSRDLQLLLVERCSTRFKVDGKHQDAGVQFERLQVDIQHLDLGKVPLLLQKKPPLVGVGKHLCGAATDLALRCLLETSGFREDSEPPQKRLKTSDQATDTDCGLGPGPDPSSGPVLGLAVALCCHHRCEWRHYVGQQFFLQQGLGAAEFSAFCRMSSWATCGLRPTNQDRSNQRGDEEEHEPAEEADTVNGFLSTGEREQLGRLCKLLIDSGRLHFIRTKGFSCRLSRYVDPQVTLENILLTAVPSTKPTTESSTTSTSACRETNLS
- the trmt13 gene encoding tRNA:m(4)X modification enzyme TRM13 homolog isoform X2 — translated: MKIFGNTTSSLSIGRLKIRPAIRKQGCQQAERGCEQIENQEEGSSQRIVCPLDPKHTVSENKLKKHLKKCNSREKPKPVYFVKDINTGSADGDELLHQMSLCEYSRTELEMLVDKLKAAISGLQSNVDDRVLSHPILQEELSNPKNGESAHKHLKQQSSILGHLEELGLLGWGRCFVEFGAGRGKLSHWIHEALKTQDHPRNSRDLQLLLVERCSTRFKVDGKHQDAGVQFERLQVDIQHLDLGKVPLLLQKKPPLVGVGKHLCGAATDLALRCLLETSGFREDSEPPQKRLKTSDQATDTDCGLGPGPDPSSGPVLGLAVALCCHHRCEWRHYVGQQFFLQQGLGAAEFSAFCRMSSWATCGLRPTNQDRSNQRGDEEEHEPAEEADTVNGFLSTGEREQLGRLCKLLIDSGRLHFIRTKGFSCRLSRYVDPQVTLENILLTAVPSTKPTTESSTTSTSACRETNLS